ACAACGGGAAATAATGTTGATAATAATGATATTTGATGTAAAAATGACCGGGAAAACCAGTTCCCGTAAATTCCGACTCATCCCATCGACCATCGGAAAGTTGTGTTGAAATTAAATAGTTAATTCCCCCTGTAATTGCCTGCATTTCATAGTTTCCTGTTGCTTGTCCCACCGCCATTAAACCAATTAACGCCCACGCAGTTTGAGAGGCGGTACTAACCCCCTTTCCTTTCAATTGCGGGTCATTATAACTGCGGCAAGTTTCCCCCCAACCCCCATCAATATTTTGACAACTCACTAACCAATTTTCCCCTCGTTTCATCATGGGTTTAAGAGAACCATGACCCCAATTTTTATAAACAGGATGAATGACCGCTAAGGCTGATAATACCCCACTGGTTCCATAAATATAATTAACCCCCCACCGTCCGAACCAACTGCCATCAATTTCTTGCTCTTGTTTTAAATAGGAAATTGCCCGTTCAATTGCAGATTTTAAGGATTGAATTTTAAATTGAAATTCTGAGCAATTCGGGTCTAATTCTCCTAACATTTCAATCACTCTCGCTGTAACATCTGCCGTATTGGGATCAATCATGGCTTTTAAATCCCCATAGGGAACCGCATTAATCCAATCTTGATCATTATCAATATCAAAAGCTGCCCACCCTCCAGCTTTACATTGCATTGAGATCATCCAATCAATTCCACGAATTATGCTTGCTGTTTTTAAGGAATTATCAGGAATTTTAGCTTGATTTAAAGCCATCACCACAACAGCAGAATCATCTAAATCAGGATAAAATCGATTCGTAAATTCAAATGCCCATCCTCCCGGTTTTCCTTGTTTATTTTTAACAATCCAATCTCCATAATCTAAAATTTGTTGCCGGATTAACCATTCTGAACTTTTAACAATAGTATTATGATCTGGGTTAATTCCTGACTCAATTAAAGCTCGAATAACCCAAGCCGTATCCCAAACAGGAGATACACAAGCCTGCATTCGATAGGTTTCTTCTGTTTCTATGGCAAAGTTATCAATAGCTTCTAAACCCCGTTGAATAATCGGGTCAGACACCGAATAATTTAAGCATTTTAAGGCTAATAAAGAATTTAACATTGCTGGGATAATTCCGGCCCAATCTCCGGTTACTTCTTGCCGTTCTAAAATCCATTGTTCCGCCGCTTTTAACCCTTGTTCTCGCAAAGGAACAGCATTCAAGAGTTCTGCAAATTTAAAGATGTTATCTAACCCTAAGAATATATCCGTCCAATCGTTATTTTTAGGCAATTCAAAAATAGTATTTTGTCTTCCTTCTACATATAATTCATCTAAATTTAGGCTAGGGTTAAACCTAAAAATTGGTTTTTTATCAAAAACAATTAATAAAGGAACGGTACTACTTCTCGCCCAACTAGACATTTCATAAATTGTAAAAGGGGAACCTTCGGGTAACAACATAATCCAAGGGGGAATTGAGGGAATTCCGCGCCAGTCATAACATCCAATTAAGGCTAGATGTAGCTTCGTAAAAATCCGAGTTTTAGTAATTCCACCCCGTTCTAAAATAAATTTTTTGGCTTTAATTAAGGCGGGATCAATTTCTGATACCCCTAATATTTTTAACGCCATATACGCTTCAACGGTTGTACTAAGTTCCCCTCCATCCCCATAGAATAATTCCCAACCGCCATGATCTCGTTGTTGAGAACGCAAGTAGGTTTCAGCTTTAGATAAAGGGCGGTTTTTATCAGTTCCCCAAATTTTATGTAAGAGGATAATTTCTGATATAATCGTTACATTAGATTCCAATTCTCCCCACCAATAGCCTTCGGAATATTGTTGAGATAATAAAAAGTTTTGACTCGCTGCGATCGCCTTTTTTAATGTTGTTAGAGAAACTGGATTTTGCGCTGCCATTGTTAACCGTTCAACTCCTGCTAATGTTTTTGAGAATATTATTTCTTTAAGAGGT
This sequence is a window from Planktothrix sp. FACHB-1365. Protein-coding genes within it:
- the shc gene encoding squalene--hopene cyclase yields the protein MAAQNPVSLTTLKKAIAASQNFLLSQQYSEGYWWGELESNVTIISEIILLHKIWGTDKNRPLSKAETYLRSQQRDHGGWELFYGDGGELSTTVEAYMALKILGVSEIDPALIKAKKFILERGGITKTRIFTKLHLALIGCYDWRGIPSIPPWIMLLPEGSPFTIYEMSSWARSSTVPLLIVFDKKPIFRFNPSLNLDELYVEGRQNTIFELPKNNDWTDIFLGLDNIFKFAELLNAVPLREQGLKAAEQWILERQEVTGDWAGIIPAMLNSLLALKCLNYSVSDPIIQRGLEAIDNFAIETEETYRMQACVSPVWDTAWVIRALIESGINPDHNTIVKSSEWLIRQQILDYGDWIVKNKQGKPGGWAFEFTNRFYPDLDDSAVVVMALNQAKIPDNSLKTASIIRGIDWMISMQCKAGGWAAFDIDNDQDWINAVPYGDLKAMIDPNTADVTARVIEMLGELDPNCSEFQFKIQSLKSAIERAISYLKQEQEIDGSWFGRWGVNYIYGTSGVLSALAVIHPVYKNWGHGSLKPMMKRGENWLVSCQNIDGGWGETCRSYNDPQLKGKGVSTASQTAWALIGLMAVGQATGNYEMQAITGGINYLISTQLSDGRWDESEFTGTGFPGHFYIKYHYYQHYFPLLALGRYQKLQKL